Within the Miscanthus floridulus cultivar M001 chromosome 2, ASM1932011v1, whole genome shotgun sequence genome, the region gccgccgccttcTCCCAGTCGCCATGGTCAGGCTCACCGCCGACCTGATATGGAAGAGCCCGCACTTCTTCAACGCCATCAAGGAGCGCGAGCTCGACCTCCGAGGTTTGCccactctctccctccctcccccgcCAGTTAGATCTAGGGTTCTGTGTTCTGCTCTTCGAAAGCTCACAACccttgctcctcctcctacttCGCTGCAGGCAACAAGATCGCCGTCATCGAGAATCTCGGAGCCACCGAGGTGAGctccgccgtcttcttccttgcTTCTCATACTTCCTTTACGCATGTCTATACTGGCAAATAACATGCGAGATTGTTAGGCGCACGATGCACGCTGCTTTGTAGTCTATGTGCTTGGCAGGGGTGTGGTTCGATTCCCTTTGAAGTTGCTACAGCAATGTTAGTTACTATACTACAGTAGTGTTAGTATGGTATTGTCAGGCTGTCACAGCCACTTCCACTCACTTTTGTTTTCACGGTAGTTTGTAAAAACCGGGAGCCTAAGTAAACGGATTTCACTTCTCTTGAAGTGAATATTGGGTGGTAAATGTTTTGACCTAGTGGATGcatttttttttaatataaactgTGAACATTTAATTGGTGGGTAAACCAAAGGGAGCTGTATTTTCTGTATTGAGATACTGTTTCAGACAATCAATCCCAATGCTCTGCTCAACCAGCTTAGGGAGTGAAGGGTCTCATACATTTGTACTAGTATAGTAGGGGAGGACTGGTGGTCTATGTTTTAGTGGTGAACGTAGATGCCTCCTGTACCATAGGAATTGCTATTTGTAATTTTGGTGTTCTATTTACTGTGCCAGACATCTTTTAtgttatgtatatgtatatgcataCCTGTTTTGTTCCATGGAATTGTTAAAGTGAGAGGTTGTCTAATAGTTCTGGATCTGTTCTGATTTTCGTTTCATTTGAGGGGTCTAAAGGGCCTGTGTAATTTCTGTGTTAATATAGTGCCCAATCCAATTTGTTTTGGTCTGGCTGGTCCACATCTCGGTGATTTCATTTATTGGCATATCAATGACTTGATACTGTGCTGTTTGAATTGGTTGAACTGGAATCATATATTTTAAAACCCATTTGGAATAGTATTTACTATTTAGCTTTATGGGTTCCCTCTCTAGCTTTTCTTAACACCATGTCTATTCATTCTCTCTCTAACAGGACCAATTTGACACAATTGACTTGTCGGACAATGAGATTGTCAAGCTTGAAAACTTCCCATACTTGAATCGTCTTGGCACTCTACTAGTTAACAATAACAGAATCACACGTATCAGTCCCAATCTTGGTGGTAAGAACTCCTGTATTCCCAACACTGTTTTCTAACTCCCATATTTGCTCCATGCTTCAccttctttcttggtttttttcCCATGCAGAGTTTTTGCCAAAGCTGCATACGCTGGTGCTCACAAACAACCGTCTGACAAATCTTGCGGAGATTGATCCGCTGGCATCTCTTCCAAAGCTACAATTCCTCAGCTTACTGGATAATACTGTAACTAAGCAGCCAGACTACAGGCTATATGTTATCCATAAATTGAAGCATTTGCGTTTACTGGATTTCAAGAAAGTGAAACAACAGGTGAGCAATATCTTTTGGCGTATAAAATGTTGAAATGTTTATCGTTTGCATGAATATCTGTCACACATTTCATGCATTGCTGTCAACATCTGTGCTTAATAGCTTATCTGGAGTTCATTTTTTCTTATTAATCCATGAATCTGCCACTGATGGTTTTTAAGATTAACCCTTAGTTGCTTGGTGTTTGCTGTTCTGATACAACAAATGATTATATGTTTCTTATTTTGGGTTATGACGAGCGGTTAGCACGAATTATCTACTGAAGTATTTTGCATAGAATCTGCTCGTTATTGTTAAGATTGCATGTTCTACTTTTGTAATATATGGTATCAACAGGAATTTAAAATTATTAGTGCCGCGATCAGCAAGCTTATGTGGTTTTACTTGCTGATGGGCCTATAACTGACTGAACCATGTTTTAGCTAAAGTCCATTTTGATAAAGGGGCACATATAATACAAACCACCACCTATTGTGCTAACTCCTTCCTGTCACCATGTCCAGAAAAAACATTCTAAAGTTCAAAGTTACTGTCTTAAACAAGGATGCCATCTGATACATGTGTTACATTATTCACACTTTCCGTGCTCTCTACATGTTTGCATTTGTGCGAACATGACTAGTAGTTTTATCTAATTTATTTTCAGCTGCATTTATTGTCAGAGTCTTTTTTGGAAAACATAAACCTAGACAAAACCTGCATCGCTGCTTGATTAGTTTATTTATTCCCCCACAGGTTGTTTGTTCATTTCCTTTGGAATGGCTCCAAAATATGTTTTGGGATGGACCCGAAGTGCTGGCAGCAAAAGGGACAAACAAGCAACTCTTTTGacttttgattttcatgaattagATGCATGAACATCATGGAATGCTTTGGCtgacatgttttccattatcgaGTCTGCACATGTTGCTTTTGTTTCTGAATTTCCTTGGGAGATATTTGTTTTCTGTTTTGTAGGAGAGAGTTGCGGCAGCAAAAAAGTTTCACTCAGAGGAGGCAGAGGAAGAGGCAAAGAAGGTACCTGCCAAAACGTTTACTCCTGGTCTGCCTGATGCTCAGGACATCGCAATGGAGCCACAAGGTCCTAAAGTAGTTGCTCCAACTCCTGAACAAATCATggctatcaaggtaataatttgtTTCCAAATCTTTTCCTAGCTTGCACAGTATTCTCTTGGTGTTCCCATTGTAGTTTTTACCCAATAACTCTGTTTGTTTTATTTGCTGACAAAAAAAAACTGTTGTATATTTGTAGGCTGCTATTGCGAATGCTCACACTCTTGAGGAAGCTGCAAGGCTAGAGCAGGTAATGTCCTATGACTTTGTTCCCATGCTTTTTGCAGCTTTGGCTTCTAACCATGTACTGATAGCTTTTTTGTGGATCATCGTGCTCAGGTATTAAGCACTGGTCAAGTTCCTGCTGAATTTGCAGTGCCTAAGCCTGATGCAAACATGGCTGAAGCTTCAGTGGGAGCTGAGAAGATGGATACAGATGGTCAGAACCAGGAGGGTGAGGCTGATGGGCAGAAACAAGATGACGAAAGCACCCCAATTCAGGAGGTATAATCATCTAATGTCTGATGCGTGCACACGCATACTTGATAAATTGTTTTCCTTGTGGCTAGTGGTTTCTCATACCATGTCTCCGTTTATCTGCATCTTGGCAGGATTGAAGGCATGGTGACATGGCTGGATCGCCTGGGCTGGGACCATTATTTGAGTTAGGTTTGCCAGTTTTCGTGGGGGACAGAAAAGAGCTAGAGCCTATCGTCGCAGAACGCCCTCTCTGGATCGCATGCCTAGTATCAAGTATTTATGTATCCTCTGGAATGTGGATGCTAACAACAATTTTTTTCAGTAGATGGTACTCCGAAGAGAACCAGATGTTGTAAACTATACAGTCGTGCATGTTGGCGAACAAACCGTTGTTAAAACCAGTTGTTTTGATTGTAGCGCATGGCTTGGTGCCTGATCGCAGAGTGAGATGTTGCGTTGCCTCCTATTCTCAAAGTGCTTGCTCGAGTCTAAAAGTCCCTGTTGAGTTGAGGCGGATGATCGTCATCTGTTGCTGGATGTATCATTTTTGTATACGTGCAATTGTACTCAATGGTGGAATTGCCCTGTAGACTGTCTACTGTGACTGTCCAAACAAACTGCCACTgtagggcctgttcgcttgaacttatcagctaaaatttacagtatttttttctcacaataaacagCCCGTAGTAGCCCAATGTATGTCatctagaaaaataaaaatcttttgaAGCTGTGTAGCAACCGTTGATGGCAAGCTTGCACAAGTTGATTCTATCTTTGAATCTCATCTTATTTCACTCAAACTAAAAGTCAAATTTCCATTTTAACTACAAAttgagtcaaacttgtggcacggaAACCAAAAGCGACAAATAATTTGGAACTGATGGAGTATATTCGACCAACTCACGCCCTTC harbors:
- the LOC136537645 gene encoding U2 small nuclear ribonucleoprotein A'-like, translated to MVRLTADLIWKSPHFFNAIKERELDLRGNKIAVIENLGATEDQFDTIDLSDNEIVKLENFPYLNRLGTLLVNNNRITRISPNLGEFLPKLHTLVLTNNRLTNLAEIDPLASLPKLQFLSLLDNTVTKQPDYRLYVIHKLKHLRLLDFKKVKQQERVAAAKKFHSEEAEEEAKKVPAKTFTPGLPDAQDIAMEPQGPKVVAPTPEQIMAIKAAIANAHTLEEAARLEQVLSTGQVPAEFAVPKPDANMAEASVGAEKMDTDGQNQEGEADGQKQDDESTPIQED